A window from Salvia miltiorrhiza cultivar Shanhuang (shh) chromosome 2, IMPLAD_Smil_shh, whole genome shotgun sequence encodes these proteins:
- the LOC131008453 gene encoding glutathione S-transferase T2-like yields MKGRWKRLNENENKWVAACKEANARRRSGMSDDDVEKEAHSIYEAYVDNQESGASSKRSKTSEDGGFSIPSNPETPTSKQSTATRPIGRDKAKRKGKELRAIRLTRDAEAELIKTRIELEREKLQRNTMNMKEKMLLQLLVKEHLSSEDKEMKQIAIQIVEAATANDEFFQQRRDATSRVGLSSLQKCTGAMWVLAYGTSSDVVDEYLRMSSSSTRDALVHFVEGVISCFGGTYLKRPNEQDLARLLYVGEQRGFPGMIGSIDCMHWEWKKCPNAWADQYTGRSGNPTIILEVVASYDLWI; encoded by the exons ATGAAAGGCCGCTGGAAACGTCTTAACGAAAATGAAAACAAATGGGTTGCTGCTTGCAAGGAAGCAAATGCTCGAAGAAGGAGTGGAATGAGCGACGACGATGTTGAGAAAGAAGCTCATTCCATTTACGAAGCAT ATGTTGATAATCAGGAAAGTGGTGCCAGTTCGAAAAGATCAAAGACTTCGGAAGATGGGGGATTTTCAATCCCTTCTAATCCAGAAACTCCAACATCTAAACAGTCAACTGCGACTCGTCCCATTGGAAGAGATAAGgcaaaaaggaaaggaaaag AACTTCGTGCAATAAGACTCACTAGAGATGCCGAAGCTGAGTTAATAAAGACTCGAATCGAACTAGAGCGCGAGAAGTTGCAAAGAAACACAATGaacatgaaagaaaaaatgTTGCTTCAATTGTTGGTGAAAGAGCACTTATCTTCAGAAGACAAAGAGATGAAAC AAATCGCTATTCAAATAGTGGAAGCTGCTACTGCTAATGATGAGTTTTTTCAACAGAGACGAGATGCCACCAGCAGAGTAGGTCTTTCATCATTGCAGAAATGTACTGGAGCCATGTGGGTGTTGGCGTATGGGACATCTTCTGATGTTGTCGATGAGTATCTACGAATGAGTTCATCTTCGACAAGAGATGCTTTAGTCCATTTTGTGGAAGGTGTTATTTCTTGCTTCGGTGGTACGTATCTCAAAAGGCCTAATGAACAAGATTTAGCAAGGCTGCTCTATGTTGGAGAACAACGTGGTTTCCCAGGCATGATTGGCAGtattgattgcatgcattgggagTGGAAAAAATGTCCTAATGCATGGGCCGACCAATATACTGGGAGAAGTGGAAATCCAACAATCATTTTGGAAGTTGTTGCTTCATACGACTTGTGGATATAG